A genomic window from Periweissella cryptocerci includes:
- a CDS encoding LysR family transcriptional regulator — translation MDKTEHMQSFDIRLLYIFSTVAELKSVSRTAEILNLSQPTITKSIHQLEIFLNMSLFTRNKGMMLTAAGQRAYEHSQYVLKSFETFGQIRSKDI, via the coding sequence ATGGACAAAACGGAACATATGCAATCATTTGATATTCGATTACTTTACATATTTAGTACCGTTGCTGAATTAAAGAGCGTTAGTCGCACTGCCGAAATACTGAATCTCTCACAACCAACAATCACTAAATCAATTCACCAACTTGAAATATTTCTAAATATGAGTTTATTTACTCGGAATAAGGGCATGATGCTTACAGCTGCAGGTCAACGCGCTTATGAACATTCACAATACGTACTAAAATCTTTTGAAACTTTTGGCCAAATCCGAAGCAAAGACATTTGA
- a CDS encoding N-acetylmuramoyl-L-alanine amidase, with the protein MKNYFKTNWLPLALTAGFVIVMAILTVILLNKNQITVDLAEIPLRDRPNRNAKQLGYVTKHTKLRILQEDGDWTEVRKPNEKTGWVATWLLDRKTPLKKLTPMAETTIVLDPGHGGSDTGALSNDGQYEKTYTLKTALAVRKALEAYGAKVIMTRHTDKLVYLKDIPEIANRAKADAFVSFHFDSYGKKNVVSGLTTYYYHKDNGSLTLAKTLNAQMDHFPMKNRGVDFGNFEVIRNNKRPAVLLEMGYINTNKDFKAISSPGYPNKVAKAVTSGLDNYFYNESK; encoded by the coding sequence ATGAAAAATTACTTTAAAACTAATTGGTTACCCCTTGCCCTAACAGCTGGCTTCGTCATCGTCATGGCAATTTTAACTGTGATTTTATTAAATAAAAACCAAATCACAGTTGACCTAGCAGAAATCCCCCTCCGTGATCGCCCAAATCGGAATGCTAAGCAACTCGGTTACGTAACAAAACACACGAAATTGCGTATCCTCCAAGAGGACGGCGATTGGACCGAAGTGCGTAAACCTAACGAAAAAACTGGTTGGGTTGCCACGTGGCTACTAGACCGCAAGACCCCACTAAAAAAATTAACCCCCATGGCTGAAACAACCATCGTCCTAGATCCAGGTCACGGTGGTAGCGACACCGGTGCCCTATCCAATGATGGGCAATACGAAAAAACCTACACGCTCAAAACGGCTTTAGCTGTTCGTAAAGCGCTTGAAGCATATGGTGCCAAGGTCATCATGACGCGACATACCGATAAACTTGTGTATTTAAAAGACATTCCTGAAATTGCCAACCGCGCCAAGGCCGATGCATTTGTTTCTTTCCACTTTGATTCTTACGGTAAGAAAAACGTGGTCAGTGGCTTAACAACTTATTATTATCACAAAGATAATGGTTCATTAACCTTAGCCAAAACACTCAACGCCCAAATGGATCATTTCCCGATGAAAAATCGTGGGGTTGATTTCGGAAATTTTGAAGTCATTCGTAATAACAAACGCCCAGCAGTTTTACTTGAAATGGGTTACATCAACACGAATAAAGATTTCAAAGCCATTAGCTCTCCCGGCTACCCCAATAAAGTCGCCAAAGCCGTCACAAGCGGTTTAGATAATTACTTCTACAACGAAAGTAAATAA
- a CDS encoding YitT family protein codes for MHDIQTYIEKHQYAGRIGTAFIYAIMVSIALNFFWTPGHIYSSGFTGLSQLFDSLSKGIFGFNIPVYVFYFVFNLPLIVMAWRKIGHRFAIFTMIAVILASTMIRLINTPTALTHDPLIDAIFGGLVNGFATGLALRNGISTGGLDIIGILIRKRTGMRMGVVNMTFNAFIMIAAGLVFGWQFAFYSAIGVFVNAKVIDMVYTRQQKMQIMIITDRPKTVVDSIQNHLRRGITIVHGAEGAYKHDDKAVLFTVISQYEQFEAREALTEADPHAFMSMWRIERTVGNFYEPKL; via the coding sequence ATGCACGACATACAAACATATATTGAAAAGCACCAGTACGCCGGTCGTATTGGAACCGCATTTATTTATGCAATCATGGTTTCAATTGCCTTGAATTTCTTTTGGACGCCGGGTCACATTTATTCTTCTGGCTTTACCGGGTTATCACAACTGTTTGATTCACTTTCAAAGGGTATTTTTGGTTTTAACATTCCAGTTTATGTTTTCTATTTTGTGTTTAATCTACCATTAATTGTGATGGCTTGGCGCAAAATTGGCCATCGGTTCGCCATTTTCACGATGATTGCAGTTATCTTGGCATCAACGATGATTCGTTTGATCAACACACCAACGGCTTTGACGCATGATCCACTGATTGATGCTATCTTTGGTGGCTTAGTTAACGGTTTTGCGACAGGGCTTGCGTTACGTAACGGAATCTCGACGGGTGGTTTAGATATCATTGGTATCTTGATTCGTAAGCGGACGGGGATGCGTATGGGGGTTGTGAATATGACCTTTAACGCCTTCATTATGATTGCTGCTGGTTTGGTTTTTGGTTGGCAATTTGCGTTCTACTCAGCGATTGGGGTTTTCGTTAACGCGAAGGTCATTGATATGGTCTATACACGTCAACAAAAGATGCAAATCATGATTATCACCGATCGTCCAAAGACGGTGGTTGATTCCATTCAAAACCACTTACGTCGTGGTATTACGATTGTCCACGGGGCAGAAGGTGCATACAAGCACGACGACAAAGCGGTCTTATTTACGGTTATTTCACAATACGAACAATTTGAAGCACGTGAGGCATTAACTGAAGCGGATCCACATGCATTCATGTCCATGTGGCGGATTGAACGAACCGTTGGTAATTTTTACGAACCGAAATTATAG
- a CDS encoding deoxyribonuclease IV encodes MTLRLGSHVGMSGKEMLLGSAKEAAGYGATTFMIYTGAPQNTRRKDTSEMNIPAGQAFMAEHDLQDIVVHAPYIINLANAEKMDFGVEFLRGEIMRAQALGATQMTLHPGAHVGAGAEAGIASIAKGLNEVITPDQKISIAIETMAGKGTEVGRTFEEIASMIDQIKLNEHVSVTMDTCHMSDAGYNVRADFDGVLNEFDHIIGLDKLGVMHVNDSKNPQGAHKDRHENIGFGYLGFDALHQVVMHPQLAGISKILETPYVGADKKTAVAPYGAEIAMLRAGEFDYHLREKLVADWEELPLPIEN; translated from the coding sequence ATGACATTACGATTAGGTTCACACGTGGGGATGAGCGGTAAAGAAATGCTGTTAGGCTCAGCTAAAGAAGCTGCTGGATACGGGGCAACGACGTTTATGATTTATACTGGCGCACCCCAAAATACGCGGCGAAAAGACACCAGCGAAATGAATATTCCTGCTGGCCAAGCCTTCATGGCCGAACATGATTTGCAAGATATTGTGGTCCACGCCCCATACATCATTAATTTGGCTAATGCAGAGAAAATGGACTTCGGGGTCGAATTTTTACGCGGGGAAATTATGCGTGCTCAAGCTTTGGGGGCTACCCAAATGACTTTGCACCCAGGAGCCCATGTGGGTGCTGGTGCCGAAGCCGGGATTGCGTCAATTGCCAAAGGCTTAAATGAAGTCATTACGCCAGATCAAAAAATTTCAATTGCGATTGAAACGATGGCGGGTAAGGGCACTGAAGTCGGGCGGACATTTGAAGAAATTGCCAGCATGATTGACCAAATTAAGCTCAACGAACATGTTTCAGTTACGATGGATACTTGTCACATGAGTGATGCGGGTTACAATGTGCGGGCGGATTTTGATGGTGTGTTGAATGAATTTGACCACATTATTGGTTTAGATAAGTTAGGTGTTATGCACGTTAATGATTCTAAGAACCCGCAAGGAGCACACAAAGACCGGCATGAAAATATTGGCTTTGGCTACCTCGGCTTTGACGCGTTACACCAAGTTGTCATGCATCCCCAATTAGCTGGTATTTCAAAGATTTTGGAAACCCCATATGTTGGTGCGGACAAAAAAACGGCGGTCGCACCATACGGGGCAGAAATTGCGATGCTACGGGCCGGTGAATTTGACTATCATTTACGCGAAAAATTAGTCGCTGATTGGGAAGAATTACCATTGCCAATTGAAAATTAA
- the rpsU gene encoding 30S ribosomal protein S21, whose protein sequence is MAKTVVRKNESLDDALRRFKRGVSKDGTLQEFRKREFYEKPSVKKKLKSEAARKRKNKKSRF, encoded by the coding sequence ATGGCAAAGACAGTCGTTCGTAAAAACGAATCTCTTGATGATGCACTTCGTCGTTTCAAACGTGGCGTTTCTAAGGATGGTACACTCCAAGAATTCCGCAAGCGCGAATTCTACGAAAAGCCTTCCGTAAAAAAGAAGCTTAAATCAGAAGCAGCTCGCAAACGTAAGAACAAGAAGTCTCGTTTCTAA
- a CDS encoding GNAT family N-acetyltransferase gives MQIRAIEPKDDAALQAIIKVNLKNNNLVLPGTAYYDPELAHLSAYYATHAPSRYFVLVDDMGAVLGGVGVAPFDLERGIAELQKLYIAPNEQGKGYSKMLMDAALAFAQTEFKALYLETHTNLVAALGLYDRYGFERLSAPIAGSEHSTMNVWMLKKFS, from the coding sequence ATGCAAATTCGGGCAATTGAACCTAAAGATGACGCAGCGTTACAAGCAATCATTAAAGTTAATTTAAAAAATAATAATTTGGTGTTACCGGGGACTGCGTATTATGATCCTGAATTGGCTCATTTGAGTGCCTATTATGCCACACACGCGCCAAGTCGTTATTTTGTGTTGGTGGATGACATGGGTGCGGTACTTGGTGGCGTTGGTGTGGCACCGTTTGATTTGGAACGGGGGATTGCGGAATTACAAAAGTTATATATTGCGCCAAATGAACAAGGCAAGGGCTACAGTAAAATGTTAATGGATGCTGCTCTTGCCTTTGCGCAAACTGAGTTTAAGGCATTGTATTTGGAGACGCATACTAACTTGGTGGCAGCGTTGGGTTTATATGACCGCTATGGTTTTGAACGCTTGAGTGCGCCGATTGCCGGATCAGAACACTCGACGATGAATGTGTGGATGCTAAAAAAATTCAGTTAA
- a CDS encoding DUF697 domain-containing protein, with translation MPMTAVQQKQVGKIIHGSSIAAAGVGAAPIPFVDALPITALQINMIIQIGKVFDQYIAKSALMGITQALAVTAAGRGVVALVPVVGWGVNATVAGALTEALGWSVANSLADGVKPETIFNPQNVPALMRQVVQMAKHKR, from the coding sequence ATGCCAATGACAGCAGTTCAACAAAAACAAGTCGGAAAAATTATTCACGGTTCATCAATTGCCGCTGCCGGCGTGGGGGCAGCGCCAATTCCATTTGTCGACGCGCTCCCAATTACGGCCCTACAAATAAATATGATTATTCAAATTGGTAAAGTTTTCGATCAATATATTGCCAAGAGTGCCCTGATGGGAATTACCCAAGCGTTGGCAGTTACTGCTGCTGGGCGTGGTGTCGTAGCGTTGGTTCCAGTTGTTGGCTGGGGGGTTAATGCTACTGTGGCGGGGGCTTTAACCGAAGCGCTTGGCTGGTCAGTTGCGAACTCATTAGCTGATGGCGTGAAGCCAGAGACGATTTTCAATCCGCAAAATGTCCCAGCTTTAATGCGTCAAGTTGTGCAAATGGCGAAACATAAACGGTAG
- a CDS encoding asparaginase has product MKKILVLHTGGTIAMHEEANGDVAQGAENPLMSAALSTAEDVELIVEDIFNLPSPHVTPEHMLQLKDRIQMAIRNEGIFGVVITHGTDTLEETAYFLDSTIASATPIVVTGAMRSSNELGSDGLYNYLSAIRVAGDEQSRGKGVLVVMNDEIHPARYVTKTHTTNVATFQSPSNGPIGLITKKQIVFYHQLTPYAIYDIDSVQGSVPIVKAYAGMSGDIFGLLFGHGIDGLIIEALGAGNLPPKAAAGIQTLLDAKIPVVLVSRSFNGVAEPVYSYEGGGAQLEEKGVMFGNSMNSQKARLKLLIGLNAHLDAQQLRSYMHDN; this is encoded by the coding sequence ATGAAGAAAATTTTAGTTCTGCATACCGGTGGCACAATTGCCATGCACGAAGAAGCCAACGGCGATGTTGCCCAAGGTGCCGAAAATCCGCTAATGAGCGCGGCATTGAGTACGGCTGAAGATGTTGAATTAATCGTTGAGGACATTTTTAATTTGCCCAGCCCCCATGTTACACCTGAACACATGTTGCAATTGAAGGATCGGATTCAAATGGCAATTCGCAATGAAGGCATTTTTGGGGTTGTGATTACTCATGGTACGGACACGTTAGAAGAAACTGCCTATTTCTTGGACTCAACGATTGCCAGTGCGACACCGATTGTGGTGACTGGTGCCATGCGTTCATCGAATGAATTGGGTAGCGATGGTTTATACAATTACTTGAGCGCAATTCGTGTCGCCGGTGATGAACAATCCCGTGGCAAGGGCGTTTTGGTGGTGATGAACGACGAAATTCATCCCGCCCGCTACGTCACCAAGACGCACACCACTAATGTGGCGACTTTTCAATCACCCTCAAATGGGCCAATTGGCTTAATCACGAAGAAACAAATTGTGTTTTATCACCAATTAACACCATACGCGATTTATGATATTGATAGTGTGCAAGGAAGTGTGCCGATTGTGAAGGCATATGCAGGGATGAGTGGCGACATTTTTGGTTTGTTGTTTGGCCATGGTATTGATGGCTTAATCATCGAGGCATTAGGGGCGGGTAATTTGCCACCTAAAGCTGCTGCGGGCATTCAAACGTTGTTAGATGCAAAAATTCCAGTTGTGTTAGTTTCACGGAGTTTCAATGGGGTCGCCGAACCAGTATATAGTTACGAAGGTGGGGGCGCTCAACTTGAAGAAAAGGGTGTCATGTTTGGCAATAGTATGAATTCTCAAAAGGCGCGCTTGAAATTGTTGATTGGGTTAAATGCTCATTTGGATGCGCAACAATTACGCAGCTATATGCATGATAATTAA
- a CDS encoding DMT family transporter — MVLALMLVGLIAGVILANQNPVNALLRTFVGSPYRASFISFSVGVVFIGIITLISGATLFPTGAEISGNPAWLWLGGAIAAIYLTSNILLFPKLGAIQTVILPILGQVLMGTVIDTFGLFGDHQIPLTASRVIGVVILLLGMVIAVVLANRTKAEAGFAKVLEGTETASSLTAWRVWGVIAGMLSATQQAINGQLGVVVGSPLKATFISFLISWFVVLLMVLVIDHRPIPTKAEIKGLPWWAWIGGVLGSLFVLLTVILVPRIGAGLTVTTALIGQIGGSVIVALWGMWRSPKAPVKRLQVIGIVVMIIGVLVIKGLI; from the coding sequence ATGGTATTAGCATTAATGTTAGTGGGCTTGATTGCTGGGGTGATTCTTGCCAATCAAAACCCAGTCAATGCGTTGTTGCGGACATTTGTTGGTTCGCCATATCGCGCGTCGTTCATTTCGTTTTCTGTGGGGGTAGTCTTTATTGGGATTATCACATTGATTAGTGGAGCGACACTATTTCCAACGGGTGCTGAAATTTCTGGTAATCCAGCTTGGTTATGGCTTGGTGGGGCAATTGCTGCCATCTATTTAACATCAAATATTTTGTTGTTTCCAAAGTTGGGGGCAATTCAAACGGTTATTTTACCAATTTTAGGTCAAGTTTTGATGGGGACGGTGATTGATACATTCGGTTTGTTCGGTGATCACCAGATTCCATTAACGGCATCGCGCGTAATCGGTGTGGTGATTCTCTTGCTTGGAATGGTAATTGCCGTGGTATTGGCTAATCGTACCAAAGCTGAAGCTGGTTTTGCCAAAGTTTTGGAAGGCACTGAAACAGCTTCGAGCTTAACTGCTTGGCGTGTCTGGGGTGTGATTGCCGGAATGTTATCAGCGACCCAACAAGCAATTAATGGGCAACTCGGTGTGGTTGTTGGCAGTCCTTTGAAAGCGACCTTTATTTCATTTTTGATTTCATGGTTTGTCGTCTTGTTGATGGTCTTGGTTATTGATCATCGCCCAATCCCAACGAAAGCTGAAATTAAGGGCTTACCTTGGTGGGCATGGATTGGTGGTGTCTTAGGTTCACTGTTTGTCTTGTTAACAGTTATCTTAGTACCACGGATTGGCGCTGGCTTAACGGTGACAACTGCTTTAATCGGTCAAATTGGTGGTTCTGTCATTGTCGCCCTCTGGGGTATGTGGCGTTCACCAAAAGCACCGGTTAAACGATTGCAAGTTATTGGAATTGTGGTAATGATTATCGGTGTGTTGGTTATTAAAGGTTTAATTTAA
- a CDS encoding YitT family protein: protein MKQQDEKIRVLDFLMFTIGTGMYGWGLVNINIPNKLAEGGVAGLTLIIRALTGFNPAYSTLLLNIPLVIIGWRILGKRSLIYTLYGIAILSFWIWLWQKIPLTLNLHHDMFIAGILAGLIAGAGSGLVYRFGGTTGGSDVVARVLEKNFGIPMGKSLLAADVVVLLLSLVYVDVLHMMYTVVASYVFSRVVTITQEGAYAARGVMIMTNKPEEIATAVFTEMNRGASYFKTEGSYTREPRLTVYVVVAPNELHQLRGLIERIDQRAFTTILNVQETLGEGFTYNRPRKPLLLKKGATVKHTPVTIKPADDKS, encoded by the coding sequence ATGAAACAACAGGACGAAAAAATCCGTGTACTCGATTTTTTAATGTTTACCATCGGGACAGGTATGTATGGTTGGGGATTGGTTAATATTAATATCCCCAATAAACTTGCTGAAGGTGGTGTCGCTGGTCTGACACTGATTATTCGGGCCTTAACTGGTTTTAACCCGGCCTATTCAACGTTACTCCTGAATATCCCACTGGTAATTATCGGTTGGCGAATTCTCGGTAAACGTTCACTAATTTATACATTATATGGTATCGCAATTCTTTCATTTTGGATTTGGCTCTGGCAAAAGATTCCTCTTACGCTCAACCTCCATCACGATATGTTCATCGCCGGTATTCTCGCTGGTTTAATTGCCGGTGCTGGTTCAGGCCTTGTTTACCGTTTTGGTGGAACGACCGGTGGTTCTGATGTCGTCGCCCGTGTTTTAGAAAAAAACTTCGGTATCCCCATGGGGAAATCACTCTTAGCAGCTGATGTCGTCGTCCTATTGCTCTCACTCGTTTATGTCGACGTATTGCACATGATGTATACTGTGGTCGCGTCATACGTCTTCTCACGGGTTGTAACAATTACCCAAGAAGGTGCCTATGCTGCCCGTGGTGTCATGATTATGACCAATAAACCCGAAGAAATCGCCACGGCCGTCTTTACCGAAATGAATCGTGGCGCCAGTTACTTTAAAACAGAAGGTTCGTACACCCGCGAACCCCGCTTGACCGTTTACGTCGTGGTCGCCCCCAATGAACTGCACCAATTACGCGGTTTGATTGAACGCATTGATCAACGGGCTTTCACAACCATCTTGAACGTGCAGGAAACCCTCGGCGAAGGTTTCACCTACAACCGGCCACGTAAACCATTATTACTAAAGAAAGGTGCTACGGTGAAACACACACCAGTAACAATCAAACCAGCAGATGACAAAAGTTGA
- a CDS encoding CCA tRNA nucleotidyltransferase — translation MRVENLPDEFITALPILTTITNAGYEAYFVGGSVRDTLLGKPIHDVDIATSAYPAEIKALFKKTVDTGIEHGTVMILDHGEGYETTTFRTESGYTDFRRPDEVTFVRDLSEDLKRRDFTINALAMRGNGEIVDLFAGLTDLQQGILRAVGDPKERFHEDALRMMRAVRFSAQLGFTIEANTQQAIKSEAHLLAKIAVERTNVEFSKLLLGKDAQRGLLEFAETGLYQYVPGVISEHELDIIAAATALENVRLTSDEQAWTFVVSQLGLDEAATMAFLKAWKHSNDLIKTVTNANRFIRTYKAQAVVTNWDLYSVGADLSIALSVLQITQVDFPVDQLQQAYAALPIKDKHELAISGQDLIKRGVVKPGPMMGKVLAQLEQGVVAGEMVNEPAALLAQAAKII, via the coding sequence ATGCGAGTTGAAAATTTACCAGATGAATTTATTACTGCGCTACCAATATTAACGACAATTACCAATGCCGGGTACGAAGCGTATTTTGTCGGGGGTAGTGTGCGGGATACACTCCTTGGCAAGCCAATTCACGATGTTGATATCGCGACGAGTGCTTATCCTGCCGAAATTAAGGCGTTGTTCAAAAAGACGGTGGATACGGGAATTGAACATGGCACGGTGATGATTTTAGATCACGGTGAAGGCTATGAAACCACGACTTTTCGGACGGAATCGGGTTACACGGATTTTCGGCGGCCGGATGAAGTGACTTTTGTGCGGGATTTGAGCGAAGATTTAAAACGCCGTGATTTTACGATTAACGCGCTAGCGATGCGTGGCAATGGTGAAATTGTTGATTTGTTTGCGGGATTAACGGATTTACAGCAAGGCATATTACGCGCGGTTGGTGATCCGAAAGAACGCTTTCACGAAGATGCGCTCCGAATGATGCGGGCGGTTCGTTTTAGCGCCCAATTAGGGTTTACGATTGAAGCTAATACACAACAGGCAATCAAGAGCGAGGCGCATTTATTGGCCAAGATTGCGGTTGAACGGACAAATGTTGAATTTAGCAAATTACTACTTGGTAAGGATGCTCAACGTGGGTTGCTGGAATTTGCTGAAACTGGGTTGTATCAATATGTGCCTGGGGTGATTAGTGAACACGAACTAGATATTATTGCGGCAGCGACGGCGTTAGAAAATGTTCGATTGACATCGGATGAACAAGCTTGGACGTTTGTTGTTTCGCAATTAGGGTTGGATGAAGCTGCGACGATGGCATTTTTAAAGGCGTGGAAACACAGCAATGACTTAATTAAAACGGTGACCAATGCCAATCGTTTTATCCGCACCTATAAAGCGCAAGCGGTCGTTACCAACTGGGATTTGTATAGCGTGGGTGCTGATTTGTCAATTGCGCTTAGCGTCTTACAAATAACCCAAGTTGATTTTCCTGTGGACCAGTTACAGCAAGCCTACGCAGCGTTACCAATCAAGGATAAACATGAACTAGCCATTAGTGGGCAAGATTTAATTAAGCGTGGTGTGGTGAAACCTGGCCCGATGATGGGAAAAGTCCTCGCACAGTTAGAACAAGGTGTTGTTGCTGGTGAAATGGTTAACGAACCAGCGGCTTTATTAGCCCAAGCTGCAAAAATTATTTAA
- a CDS encoding ABC-F family ATP-binding cassette domain-containing protein: MQQLRVENVTSTYGEKTLFKDISFLINENDRIGLIGVNGSGKTSLLNVIAELTSPDAGTIIKPNDYRISYLSQQPVLDDNLTVIEAVFDGSQPVFQTIRYYEAAIDAYSAHPEDEKLLARYTKAEAKMNAEDAWLAEAEVKTILTQLHIPDLQQKVASLSGGQRKRVGLAQVLIQKPDLLILDEPTNHLDFDSINWLEKYLASYKGAVLTVTHDRYFLDLVTTRIFELSFGELFEYQGNYQAYVEQKAERVAASVVADHKQEQLYKKELAWMRTGAKARTTKQKGRENAFAEIEANRGSLQLESDVELNLGQQRLGKKVINVKDANLKFDNTVILQDFNLLIQANDRIGITGANGAGKSTFLNALAGRVPLDSGVIEIGETVKLAFYTQQMEAIPDDKRMIEYLSDVAQTIKNNDGEDVSVTDLLEQFLFPRFMHGTLIRKLSGGEKRRLYLLKLLMSRPNVLFLDEPTNDLDISTLTVLEDYLEHFQGTVITVSHDRYFLDKVADKLLIFDGNGEIERYTGVFTDYLASQETAADAEKTAKKAETTTDTVESAPEPAKKKLTWNEKKEWETIEDDIAKLEARQNQITTDMAANGSDFGKLSDLQRELDEVETQLEVKMERWEYLSEFA; this comes from the coding sequence ATGCAACAATTACGTGTTGAAAATGTCACCAGTACCTATGGTGAAAAAACACTTTTTAAAGATATTTCTTTTTTAATTAACGAAAATGATCGGATTGGTTTGATTGGCGTGAACGGTTCAGGGAAAACGTCTTTGCTGAATGTCATCGCAGAATTAACATCACCAGATGCAGGAACGATTATTAAGCCCAATGATTATCGGATTAGTTATTTGAGCCAACAACCAGTGTTGGATGATAACTTGACGGTGATTGAAGCCGTATTTGATGGGAGTCAACCAGTTTTTCAAACCATTCGCTACTATGAAGCCGCAATCGATGCGTACAGTGCACATCCGGAAGATGAAAAATTATTAGCGCGCTACACCAAAGCCGAAGCGAAAATGAATGCTGAAGATGCTTGGTTGGCTGAAGCTGAAGTTAAAACTATTTTGACGCAATTGCACATTCCTGACTTACAACAAAAAGTGGCCAGCTTATCTGGTGGTCAACGTAAGCGGGTTGGGTTGGCGCAAGTCTTGATTCAAAAACCGGATTTGTTGATTTTAGATGAACCAACCAACCACTTAGATTTTGATTCAATTAATTGGTTAGAAAAATATCTCGCTAGCTATAAAGGTGCCGTTTTGACGGTAACCCACGATCGGTATTTCTTGGATTTAGTGACGACACGGATTTTTGAATTATCTTTTGGTGAGTTGTTTGAATACCAAGGTAACTACCAAGCCTATGTCGAACAAAAAGCCGAACGCGTTGCGGCATCGGTGGTCGCTGATCACAAGCAAGAACAACTTTATAAGAAGGAACTTGCGTGGATGCGGACTGGTGCCAAGGCCCGGACGACCAAGCAAAAAGGTCGTGAAAATGCCTTTGCCGAAATCGAAGCCAATCGGGGCAGCCTCCAACTCGAATCAGATGTCGAATTAAACTTAGGGCAACAACGCTTAGGTAAAAAAGTTATTAATGTGAAAGATGCGAACTTGAAGTTTGATAATACCGTAATTTTGCAGGACTTTAACTTATTGATTCAAGCCAATGATCGCATTGGGATTACTGGTGCGAATGGGGCCGGGAAGTCGACCTTCTTGAATGCGTTAGCTGGCCGGGTGCCATTGGACAGCGGTGTGATTGAGATTGGTGAAACCGTTAAATTAGCCTTTTACACCCAACAAATGGAAGCAATCCCCGATGACAAGCGCATGATTGAATACTTGAGTGACGTGGCGCAAACGATTAAGAATAATGATGGTGAAGATGTCAGCGTGACGGATTTGCTGGAACAATTCTTATTTCCGCGCTTTATGCATGGCACTTTAATCCGGAAATTGTCTGGTGGGGAAAAACGCCGGTTGTATTTGTTGAAATTATTGATGAGTCGCCCGAATGTTTTATTCTTGGACGAACCAACGAATGATTTGGATATTAGTACGTTGACGGTCTTGGAAGACTATTTAGAACACTTCCAAGGTACGGTCATCACAGTTTCCCACGATCGGTACTTCTTGGATAAAGTCGCAGACAAACTATTGATCTTTGATGGTAATGGTGAAATCGAACGTTACACGGGTGTTTTCACGGATTATTTAGCGAGTCAAGAAACTGCTGCTGACGCCGAAAAAACTGCTAAAAAAGCTGAAACGACAACTGATACTGTGGAATCAGCCCCAGAACCTGCGAAGAAAAAATTAACTTGGAATGAAAAGAAAGAATGGGAAACTATTGAAGATGACATTGCTAAGTTAGAAGCACGCCAAAATCAAATCACTACGGATATGGCTGCGAATGGCTCGGATTTTGGTAAATTATCTGATTTACAACGGGAACTCGATGAAGTGGAAACACAACTAGAAGTGAAGATGGAACGTTGGGAATATCTATCAGAATTTGCTTAA